One region of Primulina tabacum isolate GXHZ01 chromosome 1, ASM2559414v2, whole genome shotgun sequence genomic DNA includes:
- the LOC142537829 gene encoding uncharacterized protein LOC142537829 isoform X2: MSWKVIVVLLIGLLAWSYNAFYPPPPLVCGSLHGPPVTAPRIKLRDGRHLAYKEHGVPKDRARYKIILVHGFLSSRHEDFLTKSELAETLGIYFVSFDRPGYGQSDPDPKRTMKSTALDIEELGDQLGLGPKFFVVGYSMGGQVVWGCLKYIPHRLAGATLIAPVVNYWWPSFPTNLSTEAYNQQSCRDQWALRVAHHAPWLLYWWDTQQWFPSSSVANGMPNFTAPDLKVLQELAGTRLTNPGYATQQGKYESLHHDMMVGFGKWDFDPMELENPFIHTEGSVHLWHGVEDGIVPVTLQRFIAQKLQWIQYHEVPNAGHLIALADANIKDSILNTLLIGKK, translated from the exons ATGTCTTGGAAAGTTATAGTTGTTTTATTAATTGGGCTTCTAGCATGGTCGTACAACGCCTTCTACCCTCCCCCTCCGCTCGTTTGCGGCTCTCTTCATGGTCCACCCGTTACCGCCCCTCGAATTAAGCTTAGAGATGGGAGACACTTGGCTTATAAAGAGCATGGAGTACCCAAAGATAGAGCTAGATACAAAATCATCTTGGTTCATGGCTTTCTTTCAAGTAGACATGAGGATTTTCTTACTAAATCG GAATTGGCTGAAACACTAGGGATATACTTTGTGTCCTTTGATAGGCCAGGTTATGGTCAGAGTGATCCTGATCCAAAACGAACCATGAAAAGTACAGCTTTAGACATAGAAGAACTCGGGGATCAATTGGGACTTGGACCCAAATTTTTTGTTGTTGGATATTCCATGGGAGGGCAAGTAGTTTGGGGATGCCTGAAATACATTCCTCATAG ACTGGCCGGGGCAACTTTGATTGCCCCAGTTGTCAACTATTGGTGGCCAAGTTTTCCTACAAATTTATCTACAGAAGCATACAATCAACAATCATGTCGAGATCAATGGGCATTACGAGTGGCCCACCATGCACCGTGGCTCCTTTACTGGTGGGATACTCAGCAATGGTTTCCTTCCTCCAGTGTTGCAAATGGGATGCCTAATTTTACTGCTCCAGATCTGAAAGTTCTTCAGGAGTTGGCTGGGACACGTCTTACAAATCCG GGCTATGCAACACAGCAAGGAAAATACGAGTCCCTTCACCACGACATGATGGTTGGATTCGGGAAGTGGGATTTCGATCCTATGGAACTCGAAAATCCTTTTATCCACACAGAAGGTTCTGTACATTTGTGGCATGGCGTTGAAGATGGCATTGTTCCAGTTACACTGCAACGGTTCATTGCTCAAAAGCTTCAATGGATACAATATCATGAAGTACCGAATGCTGGGCATCTGATCGCACTTGCTGATGCTAATATTAAAGATTCAATCTTGAACACACTTTTGATTGGGAAGAAATGA
- the LOC142537829 gene encoding uncharacterized protein LOC142537829 isoform X1 yields the protein MAMSWKVIVVLLIGLLAWSYNAFYPPPPLVCGSLHGPPVTAPRIKLRDGRHLAYKEHGVPKDRARYKIILVHGFLSSRHEDFLTKSELAETLGIYFVSFDRPGYGQSDPDPKRTMKSTALDIEELGDQLGLGPKFFVVGYSMGGQVVWGCLKYIPHRLAGATLIAPVVNYWWPSFPTNLSTEAYNQQSCRDQWALRVAHHAPWLLYWWDTQQWFPSSSVANGMPNFTAPDLKVLQELAGTRLTNPGYATQQGKYESLHHDMMVGFGKWDFDPMELENPFIHTEGSVHLWHGVEDGIVPVTLQRFIAQKLQWIQYHEVPNAGHLIALADANIKDSILNTLLIGKK from the exons ATGG CAATGTCTTGGAAAGTTATAGTTGTTTTATTAATTGGGCTTCTAGCATGGTCGTACAACGCCTTCTACCCTCCCCCTCCGCTCGTTTGCGGCTCTCTTCATGGTCCACCCGTTACCGCCCCTCGAATTAAGCTTAGAGATGGGAGACACTTGGCTTATAAAGAGCATGGAGTACCCAAAGATAGAGCTAGATACAAAATCATCTTGGTTCATGGCTTTCTTTCAAGTAGACATGAGGATTTTCTTACTAAATCG GAATTGGCTGAAACACTAGGGATATACTTTGTGTCCTTTGATAGGCCAGGTTATGGTCAGAGTGATCCTGATCCAAAACGAACCATGAAAAGTACAGCTTTAGACATAGAAGAACTCGGGGATCAATTGGGACTTGGACCCAAATTTTTTGTTGTTGGATATTCCATGGGAGGGCAAGTAGTTTGGGGATGCCTGAAATACATTCCTCATAG ACTGGCCGGGGCAACTTTGATTGCCCCAGTTGTCAACTATTGGTGGCCAAGTTTTCCTACAAATTTATCTACAGAAGCATACAATCAACAATCATGTCGAGATCAATGGGCATTACGAGTGGCCCACCATGCACCGTGGCTCCTTTACTGGTGGGATACTCAGCAATGGTTTCCTTCCTCCAGTGTTGCAAATGGGATGCCTAATTTTACTGCTCCAGATCTGAAAGTTCTTCAGGAGTTGGCTGGGACACGTCTTACAAATCCG GGCTATGCAACACAGCAAGGAAAATACGAGTCCCTTCACCACGACATGATGGTTGGATTCGGGAAGTGGGATTTCGATCCTATGGAACTCGAAAATCCTTTTATCCACACAGAAGGTTCTGTACATTTGTGGCATGGCGTTGAAGATGGCATTGTTCCAGTTACACTGCAACGGTTCATTGCTCAAAAGCTTCAATGGATACAATATCATGAAGTACCGAATGCTGGGCATCTGATCGCACTTGCTGATGCTAATATTAAAGATTCAATCTTGAACACACTTTTGATTGGGAAGAAATGA